A DNA window from Impatiens glandulifera chromosome 7, dImpGla2.1, whole genome shotgun sequence contains the following coding sequences:
- the LOC124910238 gene encoding probable NAD(P)H dehydrogenase (quinone) FQR1-like 1 → MATKVYIVYYSMYGHVEKLAEKIKEGAESVEGVEASLWQVAEILSEEVLSKMSAPPKSDVPIIAPADLAEADGFIFGFPTRFGMMASQFKAFLDGTGGLWRTQQLAGKPAGIFYSTGSQGGGQETTPLTAITQLVHHGMIFVPIGYTFGAGMFELEQVKGGSPYGAGTFAGDGSRQPTKLELDQAFHQGKYIATITKKLKGAPA, encoded by the exons ATGGCTACCAAAGTGTATATTGT GTATTACTCCATGTATGGACATGTCGAGAAACTGGCAGAGAAAATAAAGGAAGGTGCTGAATCTGTGGAAGGAGTTGAAGCCAGCTTGTGGCAG GTTGCTGAAATACTTTCAGAGGAGGTTCTATCAAAGATGAGTGCACCTCCAAAGAGTGATGTACCAATCATCGCCCCAGCTGATCTTGCTGAAGCTGATGGTTTCATCTTCGGTTTCCCAACAAGATTTGGTATGATGGCTTCACAGTTTAAAGCATTTCTTGATGGAACTGGTGGATTATGGAGAACTCAGCAGCTTGCAGGCAAACCTGCCGGAATCTTCTATAGCACTGGCTCTCAAGGCGGAGGACAAGAGACAACCCC gttGACTGCAATTACTCAACTGGTTCATCACGGAATGATCTTCGTGCCAATTGGGTACACTTTCGGGGCTGGTATGTTTGAGCTTGAACAAGTGAAAGGAGGTAGCCCTTATGGTGCAGGGACATTTGCTGGAGATGGGTCGAGGCAGCCAACTAAACTCGAGCTGGATCAGGCTTTCCATCAGGGGAAATACATTGCAACCATCACCAAGAAACTTAAAGGAGCTCCTGCTTAA
- the LOC124910221 gene encoding calcium-binding protein KRP1-like: MALSVIMEDPLCQFEDYFPSMIHMLGAEAFLGELCNGFCLLMDVEKGLITFESLKMNSIVLGLDDMRDDEILCMLEEGDLDGDGALNQMEFCILMLRLSPGLIDDYKFQYEDGFLDHMHI, encoded by the coding sequence ATGGCTTTGAGTGTGATTATGGAAGATCCATTGTGCCAATTTGAAGATTACTTCCCTTCAATGATTCATATGTTGGGTGCAGAGGCATTCTTGGGAGAACTCTGCAATGGGTTTTGCTTATTGATGGATGTGGAGAAGGGTTTAATAACATTTGAGAGCTTGAAGATGAACAGTATTGTTTTGGGATTGGATGATATGAGAGATGATGAGATATTGTGTATGTTGGAAGAAGGAGATTTGGATGGAGATGGAGCTCTTAATCAAATGGAATTTTGTATTCTCATGTTGAGATTGAGCCCTGGTCTTATTGATGACTACAAATTCCAATATGAAGATGGTTTTCTTGATCATATGcatatatga
- the LOC124910690 gene encoding B-box zinc finger protein 32-like, with translation MMKTCELCSRPARLHCEADGAWLCSHCDEKVHSANFLVGKHSRALLCRVCQSKTPWTASGSRIGAAICVCVGCASNQVAGRGEGVAAAAISQGYSEEKEGENQVVPWSPETPPPATTSDSGCENESTNKRLRDCNHEDAGDDEVTSVCCSPAPAKKKYRRC, from the exons ATGATGAAAACATGCGAACTTTGTAGCCGACCGGCGAGATTACACTGTGAAGCCGACGGAGCTTGGTTGTGTTCACACTGCGACGAGAAAGTTCATTCAGCAAATTTCCTCGTCGGAAAACATTCAAGAGCCCTTCTCTGTCGCGTTTGTCAATCTAAAACGCCATGGACAGCTTCTGGATCACGAATTGGCGCCGCGATTTGCGTTTGCGTTGGCTGTGCTTCGAATCAGGTCGCCGGACGGGGAGAAGGTGTTGCGGCGGCGGCGATTAGTCAAGGATATTcggaagaaaaagaaggagaaaatCAGGTTGTACCTTGGTCGCCGGAAACTCCACCTCCGGCGACGACGAGTGATTCCGGTTGTGAAAATGAA TCGACGAATAAGAGGCTACGTGATTGTAATCATGAAGACGCCGGAGACGATGAAGTGACTTCGGTTTGCTGCTCGCCGGCGCCGGCGAAGAAGAAATATCGTAGatgttga